The Aspergillus luchuensis IFO 4308 DNA, chromosome 6, nearly complete sequence genome segment CGCACGCGCGCAGTCAAGGCCGGAGTTTGTGCGGATCTTGATACCGGCCGCAGAAGATCCGCTGGAGGAGGCCTTGACCTCGAACAGCGACGGTGAGATCAGAGCTCGCCGAATTCCGCCACGACACTCGGCGAAGTCGCGGGTACAATTTTCATAGAATTCTACCGGCTTACCATGGCGAGGAATGAGCTGGTCTGCCTCGGAATACCCATACACCGCTCCCTCGTGTTGCTCCTGGCTACGGGCTTTGCGCCGGATGTGTTTTTCGCCATCCCGCACTACTACGCCACTTGCAGGCTGGCCATTCTCTGCCTTGAAGACGCATCCTACGCTGCCGTCGTCCAGGACATAGCCAATACCATACCGATTCGTGTAATCCACCCATTTAATCACATATGCGTGAGGTGGCCGTCGAAGCCCAGCCCGTCTCCGGGCTGCTGAGTGTGGTACCATGTTGGACAGCATGTGTCGCAGATCCATGTTCACGTCATCAAGGGACGTCCTTGGTAGCGCCTCCCATGGGTCTTCCACATGAAACAAGGGGTGCAGGCCGAGTGTCGAGCGTGGCTTGCTTGCAGAAGCCGTCTTGCTACCAGACCGGCTCAGCGGTTGCGAAGAGGGATCAGGTCGGGCAGGTTTTTCGGGCAAGCTCTCTTGGGTCGCGGCAGCTTTCAGCGGTTCTTCTTGTCTCAGCACGTCTCTGGTCTCCGATTTCGGCATTGCTCGTTGGGAAGGCTGGCGTGGTCTAACTGGCAAATGATCCATTGCTACGGATGCAGGCCGTTCCTTGGCAGGAGGCGGCAGATGGCTAGTTTCCTGACTGCCCGACTCCAGTCTGCGAGACTGCGAGCGCGTCTGCGAGCGAGTCTGGGAGCGAGTCTTCCCGATTACCAGAGACTCCGGTGCCGTACTAGACTTGGGAATCTGTGGCGCAATGTTTTTGTCTAGATCGCGCAACGAACCCGAGTACGATGCTGCCACACCACGCCGTGCGCGAATTGGCCGCTCTGCAAGACCACCTGAAGGTACAACTGCTGGTTTTGCTTCTGGCTCCTCCTCGAACAAAGCCTTCGCTGTCGGTATGGGGTCGGGAATAGCTGCGATTTTCCGGACAGAACCTCTGCCTGTAGCTGCCTGCTGCCGCAGAGTTGCGGCATGACTTTGCGATTCTTTTCGCCGCTGCTGAGCAGCCGCCAGCGCCGCTTGAGTTCGGGTGAGTGAGGCCACATTACTCCGGGCAGATGCGCTGCTCTTCCTTGACAGGACACTGTCTTCGAAAGAGGAGCCATCTCTGCGTGACAGTAAGGAAGTATCGGGGTCGCTCCAATCACCTATCGGGTCATGGGGGTACTTGTACACGATATCCTCTGGAAGGGGTATGACAGGCTGGaatcctttctcctcctcagatAAGCATTCGGCGTATGCCGACTTCGAGCAGTTCTTTCCAGCGGCCTTTCGTGCTGTACCGTCTGGTTTTCTGCCCACGCCACAGAGTGTGTAAAACGCCGCCCTACAGACCAGATATCGCTGACTCGGATCATCGATGTGTTCGATGTAGCCAGACAACTTCTCGTCGTATTCCAAGCTGCTCCCAAACATCATTCGATCGCCGCGGGGCTCATCCGGCTTTAGCCAAAGGGGCCTACTAACGCTGCAAGACGGGTCAAGTCGTTTGGGTATGCAACCGTCATACATCCTGAAAAACGGATGTTCAACGATGTCGTCCGGCTCAGGGCGCTCTTCTTCAGCGAGATTCAGACACCAGCTCACGAGCGACTTCGCCTCTTCGGGGATGTAGTTGGCGCACTCGGTGCCTTTCGGCCACACGTATGCCAAGTTCCGCacctttttataaatctccTCTTGCGTTTTCGATTGGAACGGTGGGTACCCAGTGAGCATCGCGAAACTAGAAGGGAATTAGCATGAAGTTGGCAGAGACAATTTGGTTGCAGGCTTTACCAGATGACTCCCAAAGACCAGATGTCGACCTTCTGTGTATGACCGCCTTTACTTTTGTCGAGGACCTCTGGTGCAATGTAATTCGGTGTCCCGCACAAcgtccttctccttttttCATCCCTCTCGGACATGATCATTGCTGCCAGACCGAAGTCGCCCACTTTAATATCCATGTTCTGATCCAGAAACAAGTTTCCCATCTTCAGATCGCGATGCGCAACATTTCGCTTGTGTAGGTATTTGATCGCACCGCACAGTTGGACCATGAACCGTCTGACCTCGGGCACACTTAGGCACTTCCTCTTTCTGACCATATCCATGACGGACCCATTCGGACATAGTTCCAGAATGACGTATATACTGCTGTCGAAGACGAAGGCGCGATGGAAGCCGACGATGTGAGGGTGGCGCATTTTCGAGTGAATCTGAAGCTCGGTACGAAACTGTGATGGTCGGTCAGCATACCAATTGCAACTACGCGGCATCACAAGGAAGTGATTAGGTTATATACCTTCtcttgcatcttcttctgtgcCATTTCGGATCGAACCACTTTCATAGCAAAGACTCGGCCGGTTCGCAGTAGTGTGCCTTCGTAGCAGATCGCAAAACCTCCCTTCCCAAGAAAAGCGCCGGTCGAGTATCGCTCTCCGTCCTCTTCCGGCTCCAAAAtcaatgatggtggtggcggcgcaTGATTTTTCGATGACGAAGCTTTctgagcggcggcggcagcggcagcattCTTATCCAATACTTTGCGCTCCATAGAGATCTTTGGCTTGACAATTTGGTTTGTCGACCGTGGTGATAGCGCCTCCATATTGCCTTGAGGGAGCACTTCGTGCCTTAATGTGATCGGGTATCAATGTTGGCGACAAAAGAACGGCGGTGATCTCGAAACCAGACTTGAGCGGACATCAACTCAGACGATATAAGCGATCAATAGTGGTACAGTGCACTGGGGGTATAATGGATCTAGTGGGCTTGTGCTCTATTGCCTGTAAGTAACCATATACAACATTGAAGTTATGCGACTTGGTCCTGGGGGCCAGCGACCGGTGAGGGGGTTTCACCGCACGGTGATGGAACACTGAAACCGCCAGACCGAGAGCGAAGTAGTGAGGCATTGAGAACATATACTTACTaaaaatgaatgaatatcaAACAATTGACGctcaaaaacaacaataTGCAATCAATGGCACTCCAATCAGGGAGACCGCGACCAGGGAGAGGTGGGGGGGGAAGACAGGAAGTTGAAGTAGGGATAGACAGAAGCAAAGACGGAGAGCTTCCCGGATGGAGACCAAACGAACTTCCCGATGCGGCAATCGATAAACATTGATCCGAATGCCTGTCCAACGCGCATTGCTGATGTCAGCAGGCACAGCAACCGCACATTATGCACAGCTATGCGCCCCACGAGTCCCGCTGCCGGTTGATGCCTGACAATCCAGTCAGCAGTTGTGAATCATCTTCGACCAACTTCCAGGCCCATGTGAAGAGCTATTTTAAGACCTCGCCTTACCGTGATATGGATTCAAGTCGCTCATAATACATCTCTAGGACCTctctcttcattctttcctaaaatctctcttctccctcccctccacccaccaTGTCTCTCACCCTCAAGCTCTCCTCCCTTGTTATCCGCACCTTGTCAAAGCCGATCGCCGTACGCTTATTCCACCCTTGCAGTGATGCGCTGCTGACCGGAACTGACTGACACTTCAAAGAACCAAATCAAGGCCCAGGCTCGCGAACATGAACGCTTCCGGCGCATCTGCGTCTCTATGGCGCAAGGTCTCCACCGCATCGACATGCGTCTCCGGCTAGGCAACATTCGCGACAACGCCGCATCGCAAAAACGAGCAGCTGCTGAAAGGGAGCTCCGAAAGCACAAGCCCACGTCCCCAACGGTCAAGACGGAAGTAGAGGCGAaagcggaagaggaagccattGCGAAAGCCAAAGCGGCGGCAGAGGAGGCAGCGAAGCCGGCACCGAAACCTCACATTCGACCATTGTCCGAGTCCAAGGCCATCGAGTCCGGCGCCACATTTATCAGCGAAACATTCTTGTTTATTGTTGCGGGAGGATTGATTGTCTTTGAGTCGTGGAGGTCTCGGAGAAAGGAAACAACCCGCAGGGAGGACGTTGAGACTCGATTGGCCGAGCTGGAGCAGTCTGAGAAGGCCGCCCGGCTAGCACTGTTggccttggagaaggagctgCTTCAACAGAAGGCCAAGCACGGGGAACTACCCAAGTCCTCCTCGAGGATCCTACCACGCGAGGTGTGGGACGTGAACcaagaggatgaggtgaagcCAGCCGAGGAGCCGGGCTTGCTGTCGTGGATTACGTCGTATCTGCCTTGGGGGGAGAGTCCGGAACAACGGGCAGAGTCTGTGATCAAGGAGAGCAAGAGTGCAGCGAAGCCATCCGTTGATGCACCAACCTCACCGGCATCGAAACCAGCCGAACCGGAATCGAAAGCGCCAGAGCCGAAAAAGGCTTGAGCGATGCCAGTAATAGACTTATGCACCTGTAAATATTGTTATAGAGCAGTTGGGGCACTCTGTGGTGGACTATCTTTTTAATGATGTTGCGATACCCTTAGACATGACGGAAGGCAAACATGCGGAggcttaaaaatataattcaCTCCTCTCTTCAAAGAGCGTATTTTCTACATGCCACATTACCATATTCGAATACTAGAGAGATGGAGCCTGACAATCCAGTTTCTCTTCGCGGCACCTACTCCCTTTCACTTCGAGGGCAATCAATATGGAGAATGCTTGAGCCAATCTTGAGAATGTCTCCGGGCCTAAAAGGTTGGTCGACTTCGATTGAGAATGGAGCTTCCCTCTGATACCGATACAGCGGGGGAGGTGAAAGAGGGGAGTGATTTCAACTTCCGCCTGGGTAATGATACAGCGACACTAAGTATCCTCCTGTTAACACCCTCATCCATTGAAGCGTCTGTTGCAGAAGAGACTACATTCAGACTACGCCAATTTTCCTTCCTCGCAGGTCGCGTCGACAAGAAAGCTGTGGTATATCTGCTGTCTGGGACACCATTTCATAGTGCAAGTGGGAGATATGGTCTTGACGGACTGGTAGCATTACAAGCACTGTGCGGGCATTCTCTACATTCATCTAGAAGTAGTTGCGACGCGACTAACATTGAGGAGCTGTACAGGATGATCGAATCCCTCCCAAGCATGCTCCCTATCATTCCTATTGCAGACGCGGATTGCTTCCTGGCCTCTGTGCAAGAATATATCACCAACCTTGAGGCGATCGATATTCCATGACAACAATGCTCTGTGAATACAATGGGTTTTGCAAGATCCAGATTCTTCTCTGCTACACCATTTGATGAACAGGGGGACCAGAACTTCAGAAGTTTCGCTGGGTAGTTGTAGGACTCATAGAACTATAAGTGGGATCAGCAACTACGGCAGTATTATGGCAAATAATTACACCCCTTTATTCTTATTGTAAGGGGTTTGAAAGTCAGCCCAATGCTGTTTCTTTCTACGATGGTGCATTCGATGATGTCACGAGTGTTTCGTTGCCCAATTGTGTAGTTCCAAGTCAGGATAGTAtcagtagtagttgtagtagttgttgtacTAAGTAGGAGGGTATGTCAGGCTGGGAGGTGAGGTTAGGTACACACGACAACCCAAAATATATTTTCGGGAGTGGATCGTATTCGTTTATCAGGACTATCCCCCTATCCAGGGGTTCTACATTAGAAGAAAACCAATTTCCATCAGTACTACTAGCCCCTAATCAATGCAATTGATGAAATATGGCAGATGTTATGGTAGAAAATCCGGGAACAGCTGGATGGTGAAGGAGCGACTAGTTCTTAGTTCTTAGTAGTACAAGCCGGACAAGCATTGGGCTGCAGGAGGGGTGACGtagtgagagggagaggaagagtcgAGGAAGAGTCGCGCAAGAAGTAAAAGGAACCGTTGGCGCAATAATGGCAGCCTCAGGCACTGACACTCATAAGTCCCTTGGATCGTCGGTGCCTCGGACGGGCGTGTGCGGCCagcccttcttttctttctttcttcccttaaCAACgaactaactaactgactgactggaaCCTTTTAGCGCCAGGGACCCGGGACTTCCAGGGGCGACTGGCGCTCGGGGatttttacttttacttTTACTTTTGCCCCGGAGGCAACAACATATACCActgaaagtagtagtagtagtagatagtatccCTACGGTTAAGTACTcaacttacttacttactaactACGTAGTATAACTCTGGTACTACCAATCCTAGTTGATTAGAGGGTATGGTCGGGTACTAACAGTAATAGTGATTGCGCGTATTCGAGGCAGCGCAACCCAAGTGTGGCGCAGGCTCCATCGGCCGGCCCGCCGAATCACcggctctcttcttccagtcttGTGTCTGTCGTTACTTAGAATAGCGAAAGAGGGACCCCGGCcattctctcctcctcctccacaaggCACCCTTCCGtcattcttcctccctctttctctttctctctcccctcgtcctcttcgcaTTCCTATACCCCTCTTCTATTACCTTACACACCCTTATTCTTTCCTGCGGGCCCCTCCTTACACCATCCACTAGCTTCTTGGAATGAACCATACGCCCGCTGCGTTCATTCCCTATCCGCTGTGAATTTATCCGCCCCGTTCCTGTCCAGATTGATAGGCCAGATATCGTGACGCTTGGGCGCAACTTCCGGGGAGGTCGGTAGCCACAACCATGGTGAGTCGCAGCCCATTCCCCTGCCAGTTCGATGCCAGAGGTTTATCCTTTTGGATTGAATTGTCTTTTGCTAACCCCCATGTCTCATTGTTAGGGTCATTCACGACGTCCGGCTggcggggagaagaagagtcGCGGCTTCGGTCGCTCCAAGGCCGCCGCCGATGTGGGCGACGGGCGACAGGCGGGCAAGCCTCAGGTCAAGAAGGCCGTCTTCGAAAgtacaaagaagaaggagattggTGTCTCAGATCTTACCCTCCTTAGCAAAATCTCCAACGAGGCCATCAATGAGAACCTCAAACTCCGCTTCGAACATGACGAGATCTACGTaagctgccgctgccaccaCTAccgccactactaccacacACACCCCCGGCGAGGCTATCTAGGCGAGGACAATCACTAACGGACAACTTCCATAGACATACATTGGACATGTGTTGGTGTCTGTTAACCCGTTCCGCGACTGTAAGTGGCTTCCCCTGAGCGCCATCAGCGCCCGTGGTCGCATGGCTGACCACGCCCCCTATTCTAGTGGGCATCTATACCGATCGTGTCCTCGAGTCCTACCGGGGGAAGAACCGACTCGAAGTCCCGCCCCACGTTTTCGCGGTCGCAGAATCCGCCTACTACAACATGAAGTCATACAAGGATAACCAGTGCGTGATCATTTCAGGAGAGTCGGGTGCGGGTAAGACGGAGGCGGCCAAGCGGATCATGCAGTACATCGCCAGTGTATCCGGCGGCAGCGACTCGTCCATCCAACAGACCAAGGACATGGTTTTGGCCACCAACCCGTTGCTCGAATCGTTTGGTAACGCAAAGACCCtgcgcaacaacaactcctCCCGTTTCGGAAAATACCTGGAACTGGAATTCAACACCAATGGCGAGCCGGTGGGTGCCAACATTACAAACTACCTGTTAGAGAAGTCAAGAGTGGTGGGCCAGATCACGAATGAGCGAAACTTCCACATTTTCTACCAATTTACCAAGGCTGCACCGCAGAAGTACAGAGGTAGGCGCAATTAATCCCGGTTCCTGTGAACGCGCTAACAGCTCGTGACCAGACATGTTCGGCATACAACAACCTCAGTCCTATCTCTACACCAGCCGATCAAAGTGCTACGATGTCCCCGGCGTCGATGATGCGGCCGAATTTAGAGACACCATCAATGCAATGGGTGTCATCGGAATGGCAGAAGCTGAACAGGATGAGGTGTTCCGCATGCTGGCCGCGATCCTGTGGATCGGAAACATCCAGTTTGCCGAAGACGATTCCGGGAACGCTGCCATCACCGACCAGTCGGTGGTCGACTTTGTCGCATACTTGCTGGAGGTCGATGCCGCGCAGGTGAACAAGGCGCTGACCATCCGGTTGATGGAGACGGCCCGCGGAGGCCGCAGGGGATCGGTCTATGAGGTTCCGTTGAACACGGTGCAGGCGCTGGCTGTTCGTGATGCGTTGTCCAAGGCGATCTACTTCAATCTCTTTGACTGGATTGTTGGGCGGGTCAACTCTTCGTTGACCGCCAGAGGGTCGGTGGCGAACTCCATCGGTATCTTGGATATCTACGGGTTTGAGATTTTCGAGAAGAACTCGTTTGAGCAACTGTGTATTAACTACGTCAATGAGAAGTTGCAGCAGATCTTCATCCAGTTGACCTTGAAGGCGGAGCAGGATGAGTATGCGCGGGAACAGATCCAGTGGACCCCGATCAAATACTTTGATAACAAGGTGGTCTGCTCGTTGATTGAGGACAAGCGTCCCCCTGGTGTCTTTGCAGCGCTGAACGATGCCTGCGCGACAGCGCATGCCGACTCCGGCGCGGCGGACAACACATTCGTCGGCCGTCTCAACTTCCTGGGCCAGAACCCCAACTTTGAGAGCCGCCAGGGCCAGTTTATCGTCAAGCATTACGCCGGTGACGTCAGCTATGCAGTCGAGGGCATGAccgacaagaacaaggaccAGCTGCTGAAGGATCTGTTGAACCTCGCCGGTTCTAGCAGCAACCAATTCGTCCACACCCTCTTCCCCAACCAAGTCAACCAGGATGATAAGAGACGTCCGCCCACCGCCAGCGACAAGATCAAGGCATCTGCCAACGACCTTGTGGCGACCTTGATGAAGGCACAGCCGTCTTACATTCGGACCATCAAGCCCAACGATAACAAAGCGCCCCGGGAGTACAACCAAGGCAACGTGCTGCACCAGATCAAGTATCTGGGTCTGCAGGAGAACGTACGTATTCGTCGCGCTGGTTTCGCCTACCGTCAAACGTTTGATAAGTTTGTGGAACGCTTCTACCTGCTGTCGCCCAAGACATCCTACGCCGGCGACTACACGTGGACGGGCGATGAGGAGTCTGGTGCCCGCCAAATCCTCAAAGACACCAGTATCCCCGCAGAAGAGTACCAGATGGGTATCACCAAGGTCTTTGTCAAGACCCCGGAGACGCTATTCGCCTTGGAGACGATGCGCGACCGGTACTGGCACAACATGGCCATTCGCATTCAGCGTGCTTGGCGCAACTACCTGCGCTACCGCATTGAATGCGCCATCCGCATCCAGCGGTTCTGGCGTCGCATGACAGGCGGTCTGGAGTTCATCAAACTGCGGGACCAAGGACATCAGGTCCTTCAGGGCAAGAAGGAGCGGCGCAGGATGAGTTTGCTCGGGTCGCGGCGCTTCCTCGGAGATTATGTGGGCGTTGGCAATAAGGGTGGACCGGGCGAGATGATCCGGAACGGTGCAGGCATTAACGGTGAGTAGCAtggtttgtgtgtgtgtaggATCTGGCTGACAAGTGCTAGGATCGGAAAatattctcttttcttgccgTGGCGAAGTATTGATTTCTAAGTTTGGCCGGTCCAGCAAGCCGGCGCCGCGCATCTTTGTTTTGGTAAGTCGACGCTCCTTGCTGCAACTGGACGCAGCTGACAACGCAGACCAACCGACACGTCTACATCGTGGCACAAACGCTGGTCAACAACCAGCTTCAGATTGCATCAGAGAGGACGATACCTATCGGAGCGATCAAGTCCGTCAGCACATCGAACCTGAAGGATGACTGGTTCTCGCTCGTGGTGGGCGGACAGGAGCCGGACCCGCTGATGAACTGTGTCTTTAAGACGGAGTTCTTCACCCACCTCACCAATGCACTTCGCGGACAGCTGAACCTGAAGATTGCAGACCAGTAAGCTCATTTCATCCTCATAGAGAGGGCGCCACTAACCTTTCCTAGCATCGAGTACAACAAGAAGCCGGGCAAGCTAGCCACCGTCAAGGTGGTCAAGGACCCTGGGGCCTCGAACGTCGACAGCTACAAGAGCAGCACCATCCATACGAGTGCGGGTGAACCCCCTAGCTCTGTTTCCAAACCCACGCCACGCCCGAAGCAGGTTGCTGCGCGACCCGTGACGAAGGGCAAGTTGCTCCGGCCTGGCGGTCCTGGCGGCGGGCCATCGAAGTTGGCATCCAGACCTGTACCGGCGCGCCAGCCTTTGCCTCAGTCCACACCGCAGCCGGCTGCCGTGCAACCACCCCCCGCCCCCAGGCCAGCTGTGTCGCCCGCAGCGCAGCCCAGACCGGTCCCTCAACCTGTTGCCGCGGTTGCCGCAGCGCAGCACACACGAAATGCATCCACCAGCTCCGCAAGGGCGCCgcccccacctcccccggCGACGCCGCCAGCCCAGAAGAAGCCAATGGCGAAGGTGTTGTACGACTTTAACAGCGACCAGACCAACGAACTGTCGATCCGAGCGGGCGAACTTGTGCAGATTGTGTccaaggaaggaaatggTAAGTCACACAACCCATTGTTTTTGACGCATGTCAGCTAATGTCTGcaggatggtggttgtgtaTGAACACAGCGACATCGGTTCAGGGCTGGACGCCCGAGGCCTACCTTGAGGAGCAAGTAGCAGCGTCACCTAAGCCTGCACCGCCCCCGCCGCCACCGGCTGCACCCCGCGCCAGCCCCGTGCCGGCGACTAAtggtgccgccgccgctgtgGCCGCCAAAGCCAAGGCCAAGCCGGCACCACCGGCCCCGCCAGCGAAGCGGCCCAACATGGCTGGGCGGAAGGTGGCGCCCGcacccccagcagcaccgcGCGATAGTGCCGTGAGCATGAACTCGCACGACTCGTCTGGCGGCAGCGGACGGGGGACGCCCAACAGCGCGTCGAACGCGAGTCTGGCGGGAGGATTGGCGGAGGCACTTAAGGCGCGACAGCACGCGATGCAGGGACatcatgatgaagacgatgagtgGTAGACTACATACTACACTGTCGAGAATGAGCTAGAAGCATACCCGGTAGATAAAATAGACATGTATAGCACTGCTACAGCTGAACCAGTAGATAtaccttcttcatcaaatgCAACAAACGGCCTCATGAATCACCAAACCCGTCCTCATATACCCGACCAACAACctaaaatatttacttacAAGAACTTACTCGCCAAACTCATCAACGCCCCTGGACCACCCGTACCACTCGACCCACTGCCCTGACTCTTCATATACATCTTAAACGCCATCTCAGCCGCCGAGTTAACAGCCGACTGCTTATCACCAGACTGCCCCAACACCAGTCCAGTTAGCCTATACCCTATATAGCAACATCAAACCATAACAAAGGGGATGAAGGATAAATAGACTTACGACATTCCCAGAcccagccttctcctcccaaaGCTTACTCGCCTGCGCCATCGCCATGCCAATAAACTCATTCTTATCCCCACCACTGctaccacccccaccaccagagGTAAACATCTTCAGCGCCTGCATCGCAGCACCGGCACCCAAGCTGCTGCTAtcatgttgctgttgctgctctccGCCACCGTTATACAGCCGCTGGTGCGACTGCACGAGGTGCTCCTCGTCGATGTCCGGTTGCTCGGAGTACTGGCTCTTGCGGTCGGAGAGGAAGCCcagggcggaggagaagagagaactGTCGGAGGAGGATTCGTGCGATTGTGCGTGGTGTTGGGCGGAGGAGAATTCGGGGTCGTAGctgccgccaccaccaccgtagccaccaccaccggagtATCctccggaggaggaagagtggGAGCCGGAGGTGGCTTGTTCgagggcggaggagatgaggttggagaaggacatatttttctttatatttctttgatactttgtttgtttgtttgtttgttttggggggatggggagataGATGAtaaggtgatgatgatgatgggaggaggggatgatggaggggttAAGGGGATAAGGAGTATTTATGAGGGGCTGTGGCGGTGTAGACGAGATGTAGAAGGGGGAATGGGGAATGATCGGCAGTGGGGCAGGGCGCTCAGCCACGATCGGGCGATTTAGTTTACTTTGTACGGAGGACttgtattattatagagTAAGTCATTGTAAAGAGTAGGTCGTGAGAATGCTTCGAATCATGGCTAAAACTGCAATAACGTGGTATCTCTAAATCACGGCTCCGCCCAATTATGCAATATAATGCACTACTCATACACCCATCGCTACAATAGCATCGCTTCatgctcctcgtcctccaAAGTCCACATCCATCGCTGCTGTCGCTCACGCTCTGTCAACATGCATCGCTCGTCGTCGTCCAGCTCCGTCTCGCGCAGCCACTCGTTCGGCCGATCCCGCAGCCCGTATCGTTGTCCCCACTGCCGTCGCTCATATTCCAGGAACCCGCCAAAGTGCTCGTCCGTGTTGGCCACCCAGATCGTGCTGCCATCCGGCGCGTAGTCGGCACCGCCGATCTCCCCAAAGAAGTCGTGCACTTGTCGACGCTGGTATGTCTGCGCGTTGACCACGGCGATGCGGTCCGCCGGCTCACACAGCAGCAGAGTGCGCGGCCCGCCGCCCACGGGCGACCAGCGCAGTGACCGGTACCCGGCCACATCGGACTCGATCTTCTGCAGCATCCGCCACATGCGCACATCCCAGATGATCGCCGTCTTATCTTGATTGCTCGTGGCGATGTGGTGCATGTCGGGCGCCCAGGCGCACGCAAACCCGAAATCGCGGTGTCCGCGCAAGGGGTGCACCGGGCGCCCGGTATCCGCTTCGACGACCCACGCGTCCGCCGAGTCGCCAATCAGCACGCGCAGGCGCCCGTCTGGCGAGGTCGTCGTGCAGTTGATGGCCCGCGAGAGCTCGTGGTCCGCCACAAACGTGTTGGTCTCGCAATCCAGCACCCGCAAGTGACGGTCATTCGACGCGAAGATCCCCTGTGGAGACCGATTCGTCCGGCTCGGAATGATGTCGACATGGTTGGTGATGCCATTCGCGTCCTTGGTTACATAGCCTTGCACGCCCGGGCCTGTCGTGCCCGCCGCTCGCACGGCATATTCGCCCGAAAACCCGCCCGCGATGGTCGTGTCGTGCGCCGACTTCATCGTCGAGATCTTGACGGGGCCCTGCAGCCCCGACTCGACCGTCGGCCGGGACAGGTCGAGCAGGCAGACGAGATCGTCGTATGCGGGCACCCACGAGTAGACCTTTGACTCGTGTGCAAAGTGGACGGTATTGTATGCCGCCACCGACATCAGGTTCCGGAGCTGAAAGTGCTCGATGGTGGCTTTGTGTTCCGTGTACATGGCCTTGCCGCGAAAGTACGACTCTTCCTGCGGCAACCTCGCGCCAGGCCGTTGCCGGGAATATTCCAGGTTGTGGTACGATGTATACGACTGGTCCCGCAGCTCGCGCACATAAGCCCGTTTGATCCGCAAGGCATCCCACCAGGGGATCTGTTGCAGATCGTAGAAATCTCGCGCATACCCCGGCGGTCGATAGATTTTCGGCGGGGGAATCCACCCGATCAGATGCGCAATGGCGCTGCGGGGGAGGTGTGCCGACGACATCGACAGACTGGGAATCGCGGACGCGGCGGACGACTGGTACAGCCACTGGGCAATAAACTGGTCCACGTTCAGATTCCTTTCGCGGGCTAGTACTAGGTTAGCATGCCGCAAGAACCGTAGAAACCGATGGAGACTCACTCGTTCCCACCACTGGAGCAGCAAAATGCGTCTCGCCCGTCGGGTCGGCATTGCTTGAAT includes the following:
- the MYO1 gene encoding class I myosin myoA (BUSCO:EOG092608L0;~COG:Z;~EggNog:ENOG410PGUQ;~InterPro:IPR010926,IPR036961,IPR001609,IPR027417, IPR035535,IPR036028,IPR036072,IPR001452;~PFAM:PF00018,PF06017,PF07653,PF00063;~go_component: GO:0016459 - myosin complex [Evidence IEA];~go_function: GO:0003774 - motor activity [Evidence IEA];~go_function: GO:0005515 - protein binding [Evidence IEA];~go_function: GO:0005524 - ATP binding [Evidence IEA]) — its product is MGHSRRPAGGEKKSRGFGRSKAAADVGDGRQAGKPQVKKAVFESTKKKEIGVSDLTLLSKISNEAINENLKLRFEHDEIYTYIGHVLVSVNPFRDLGIYTDRVLESYRGKNRLEVPPHVFAVAESAYYNMKSYKDNQCVIISGESGAGKTEAAKRIMQYIASVSGGSDSSIQQTKDMVLATNPLLESFGNAKTLRNNNSSRFGKYLELEFNTNGEPVGANITNYLLEKSRVVGQITNERNFHIFYQFTKAAPQKYRDMFGIQQPQSYLYTSRSKCYDVPGVDDAAEFRDTINAMGVIGMAEAEQDEVFRMLAAILWIGNIQFAEDDSGNAAITDQSVVDFVAYLLEVDAAQVNKALTIRLMETARGGRRGSVYEVPLNTVQALAVRDALSKAIYFNLFDWIVGRVNSSLTARGSVANSIGILDIYGFEIFEKNSFEQLCINYVNEKLQQIFIQLTLKAEQDEYAREQIQWTPIKYFDNKVVCSLIEDKRPPGVFAALNDACATAHADSGAADNTFVGRLNFLGQNPNFESRQGQFIVKHYAGDVSYAVEGMTDKNKDQLLKDLLNLAGSSSNQFVHTLFPNQVNQDDKRRPPTASDKIKASANDLVATLMKAQPSYIRTIKPNDNKAPREYNQGNVLHQIKYLGLQENVRIRRAGFAYRQTFDKFVERFYLLSPKTSYAGDYTWTGDEESGARQILKDTSIPAEEYQMGITKVFVKTPETLFALETMRDRYWHNMAIRIQRAWRNYLRYRIECAIRIQRFWRRMTGGLEFIKLRDQGHQVLQGKKERRRMSLLGSRRFLGDYVGVGNKGGPGEMIRNGAGINGSENILFSCRGEVLISKFGRSSKPAPRIFVLTNRHVYIVAQTLVNNQLQIASERTIPIGAIKSVSTSNLKDDWFSLVVGGQEPDPLMNCVFKTEFFTHLTNALRGQLNLKIADHIEYNKKPGKLATVKVVKDPGASNVDSYKSSTIHTSAGEPPSSVSKPTPRPKQVAARPVTKGKLLRPGGPGGGPSKLASRPVPARQPLPQSTPQPAAVQPPPAPRPAVSPAAQPRPVPQPVAAVAAAQHTRNASTSSARAPPPPPPATPPAQKKPMAKVLYDFNSDQTNELSIRAGELVQIVSKEGNGWWLCMNTATSVQGWTPEAYLEEQVAASPKPAPPPPPPAAPRASPVPATNGAAAAVAAKAKAKPAPPAPPAKRPNMAGRKVAPAPPAAPRDSAVSMNSHDSSGGSGRGTPNSASNASLAGGLAEALKARQHAMQGHHDEDDEW
- a CDS encoding uncharacterized protein (COG:S;~EggNog:ENOG410PRYB), whose product is MSFSNLISSALEQATSGSHSSSSGGYSGGGGYGGGGGSYDPEFSSAQHHAQSHESSSDSSLFSSALGFLSDRKSQYSEQPDIDEEHLVQSHQRLYNGGGEQQQQHDSSSLGAGAAMQALKMFTSGGGGGSSGGDKNEFIGMAMAQASKLWEEKAGSGNVSGDKQSAVNSAAEMAFKMYMKSQGSGSSGTGGPGALMSLASKFL